One window of the Caldisericota bacterium genome contains the following:
- a CDS encoding ABC transporter permease has protein sequence MNLISFKLEKRTPPPWWFRILMPILAVIISLAISSIFLLILRKNPFTAFYYLFYGGLGTKFAFLEMLVKATPLILTGIAVSIAFLAKYWNIGAEGQLYAGALLATWVGIQNFNLPPVFYVLLVIVAGFVGGGVWSFIPAYLKAKFKVDDVVTTLLMNYIMIYFVSAILEGPWRHPVSQYPESVNIAENAQLMQLIPRSRVHIGFLIAVAVVFVAYFIVKKTKLGFEIRATGSNPKAANFLGINTLKTIIIASVLSGGIAGLAGVSEVAGVHYHLIHNLSPGYGYSGIVIAMLGGLNPFGVLFAAIYFSVIITGAQMMSRSVGIPPYIADVIQGITLIVMLAMLLLFEYKISIRRGK, from the coding sequence ATGAATCTAATTAGCTTTAAGTTGGAAAAAAGAACACCTCCTCCATGGTGGTTTAGAATATTAATGCCAATTCTGGCGGTAATTATATCTCTTGCAATTTCTTCTATTTTTTTGTTGATCCTCCGGAAAAATCCGTTTACAGCTTTTTATTATCTTTTCTATGGCGGGCTTGGGACGAAGTTTGCATTTTTGGAAATGCTTGTTAAGGCAACTCCGCTTATTTTGACTGGGATCGCCGTATCGATTGCGTTTCTTGCAAAATACTGGAACATTGGCGCAGAGGGGCAGCTTTATGCAGGAGCACTGCTTGCTACATGGGTTGGTATACAAAATTTTAATCTTCCTCCAGTTTTTTATGTTTTACTTGTAATTGTTGCAGGATTTGTAGGCGGTGGAGTGTGGTCTTTTATTCCTGCTTATCTCAAAGCTAAGTTTAAAGTAGATGATGTTGTTACCACGCTTCTTATGAACTATATTATGATATATTTTGTTAGCGCAATTCTAGAAGGACCCTGGAGACATCCAGTGTCACAATACCCAGAGTCAGTTAATATTGCAGAAAATGCACAGCTTATGCAATTAATTCCCCGCTCGCGAGTACATATTGGCTTTTTAATTGCTGTTGCTGTAGTTTTTGTGGCATATTTTATTGTTAAAAAAACGAAACTTGGATTTGAGATCAGGGCAACGGGATCAAACCCTAAAGCTGCCAATTTTCTTGGTATTAACACATTAAAAACTATTATTATTGCTTCAGTTCTAAGTGGTGGAATAGCAGGGCTTGCGGGCGTTAGCGAAGTTGCTGGAGTGCACTATCATCTTATTCACAATCTTTCTCCTGGCTACGGATACAGTGGTATAGTTATTGCCATGCTTGGAGGACTTAATCCTTTTGGTGTGCTATTTGCGGCTATATATTTTTCTGTTATTATTACGGGAGCTCAAATGATGAGTAGAAGCGTAGGTATACCACCATACATTGCAGATGTAATTCAAGGGATAACCCTAATTGTTATGCTTGCGATGTTGCTTTTATTTGAATATAAAA
- a CDS encoding ABC transporter ATP-binding protein — translation MEKVVEMRNIRKTFLHTVANNDIDFDIYKGEVVTLLGENGAGKTTLMKILYGMYSMDSGKIYVKGKKVDIESPKDAISLGIGMVHQHFTLVKSFTVTENVILGLPPSKGIEIDLESAKKDLISLSKKYGLEVNPDAKIWQLSVGEKQRAEIIKALYRNIDVLILDEPTAVLTPQEAENLFDTLRLLTKEGKSVVFISHKLGEVMEISDRIVILRNGILTGEKNKKDTTKKELARLMVGREVLEIIEKKEISERGEPLLIAQNLHALNDKGIEALKGISFEVRSGEILGVAGVSGNGQRELEGVLCGVRENTDGRIIFKGKEITGKKPKEIINLGIGRIPEDRMEEGLILDLPVFENLMVESYDKKPLSSGFLVNYSPVKEFAERIIKEYDVKTPSIYTTTRTLSGGNLQKVILGRVLSRNPEFIIASQPIRGLDVGAAEYIHTKLLSARANGVGILLISEDLDEILMLSDRVLVVYEGEIMGILDRKDLTIEELGLMMTGTRMGGLHESN, via the coding sequence ATGGAAAAAGTTGTGGAGATGAGAAATATCAGAAAAACCTTTTTGCATACAGTTGCAAATAATGATATTGATTTTGATATTTATAAAGGTGAAGTAGTAACTCTTCTTGGAGAAAACGGCGCTGGCAAAACAACTCTAATGAAAATTTTGTACGGGATGTATTCTATGGATAGCGGCAAAATCTATGTAAAAGGTAAAAAGGTTGATATAGAGTCTCCCAAAGATGCGATATCCCTTGGGATAGGTATGGTGCACCAGCATTTTACTTTAGTAAAATCATTCACTGTAACAGAGAATGTTATACTGGGATTGCCTCCTTCAAAAGGCATAGAAATTGATCTTGAGTCAGCAAAAAAAGACCTTATATCGTTATCAAAAAAGTATGGACTAGAGGTTAATCCAGATGCAAAAATCTGGCAGTTATCCGTAGGAGAAAAGCAGCGAGCAGAAATTATAAAAGCACTTTATCGGAACATTGATGTGCTCATACTTGACGAACCTACCGCAGTTTTGACTCCACAAGAAGCAGAAAATTTGTTTGATACGTTGAGATTATTAACAAAAGAAGGGAAAAGCGTTGTTTTTATTTCACATAAATTAGGTGAAGTTATGGAGATAAGCGATAGAATCGTTATTTTGAGAAACGGCATACTCACAGGGGAGAAAAACAAAAAAGATACAACTAAGAAAGAACTTGCGAGATTGATGGTTGGAAGGGAAGTACTAGAAATTATTGAGAAAAAAGAAATCTCAGAAAGAGGAGAGCCACTTCTCATAGCGCAGAATTTGCATGCTCTTAATGATAAAGGAATAGAGGCATTAAAGGGAATATCGTTTGAGGTGAGAAGTGGAGAAATTCTTGGAGTAGCAGGGGTATCTGGTAATGGACAGCGCGAATTAGAAGGTGTTCTTTGCGGGGTAAGAGAAAATACAGACGGTAGAATTATTTTTAAAGGCAAAGAAATAACAGGTAAAAAACCAAAAGAGATTATTAACCTCGGGATAGGAAGAATTCCAGAAGACAGGATGGAAGAAGGTCTCATATTAGATCTTCCCGTATTCGAAAATCTTATGGTTGAATCTTATGACAAAAAGCCATTATCAAGTGGATTTTTGGTAAACTATTCTCCAGTTAAAGAATTCGCAGAAAGAATAATAAAAGAATATGATGTCAAAACTCCCAGTATTTATACGACAACCAGGACGCTTTCTGGTGGCAATTTGCAAAAAGTGATACTTGGAAGAGTTCTTTCAAGGAATCCCGAGTTTATAATAGCATCTCAGCCAATACGGGGATTAGATGTAGGGGCTGCAGAATATATACATACTAAACTACTTAGCGCGAGGGCAAATGGCGTTGGGATTCTTCTTATATCAGAAGATCTTGATGAAATACTAATGCTAAGCGATAGAGTTCTTGTGGTGTACGAAGGAGAAATCATGGGTATATTGGACAGGAAAGATCTTACTATAGAGGAACTTGGGCTAATGATGACAGGCACAAGAATGGGAGGTCTCCATGAATCTAATTAG
- a CDS encoding BMP family protein: MKRKSILMGLVLFMVLALVISGCAPEAAPEEKPEETKLKVASIFATPIEEPWDGCIHEALLKARDELDVDYEWAENISSSDFERVVREYADKGFDLIMGDAFGAEDAVRRVAKDYPEIAFAFGSGGGLAEPNFSVFDDWIHEPAYLAGMIAGKITTTNILGVVGGVPVPEVNRIVNAFIEGAKEVNPDVKVKVSFIGCWFDPPKAKEAAMAQIDAGADVLYAERYGVIDACKERDVYAIGNMQDQNLLAPETVITGPIWNMFPTVKYLVESIKLGAYQAQDLKDWSMMGKGGAYLAPFYGFEDTLPADIIEMVKNKEQEILDGTFRVSVDESTPKGD; encoded by the coding sequence GTGAAAAGAAAAAGTATTTTAATGGGTTTAGTGTTATTTATGGTGCTTGCGCTTGTAATTTCTGGTTGTGCGCCAGAAGCTGCACCTGAGGAAAAACCAGAAGAAACGAAATTAAAAGTAGCTTCTATTTTTGCAACGCCTATTGAAGAACCATGGGATGGTTGTATACACGAAGCACTTTTAAAGGCGAGAGATGAGCTTGATGTTGATTATGAATGGGCAGAAAATATAAGTTCATCTGATTTTGAAAGAGTGGTGAGAGAATATGCAGACAAAGGATTCGACCTTATTATGGGCGATGCTTTTGGTGCTGAAGATGCCGTAAGAAGAGTGGCTAAAGATTATCCGGAAATTGCTTTTGCATTTGGTTCTGGTGGAGGACTTGCTGAACCAAATTTCTCGGTATTTGATGATTGGATTCATGAGCCAGCATATCTTGCAGGTATGATCGCAGGTAAGATTACAACAACTAATATTCTTGGTGTTGTGGGCGGTGTTCCTGTTCCTGAAGTAAATAGAATTGTAAATGCGTTTATAGAAGGTGCAAAGGAAGTAAATCCGGATGTGAAAGTAAAGGTTTCATTTATTGGATGCTGGTTCGATCCACCAAAGGCAAAAGAAGCTGCAATGGCACAGATAGATGCTGGAGCAGATGTTCTTTATGCAGAAAGATATGGTGTTATTGATGCCTGTAAAGAAAGAGATGTTTATGCTATTGGTAATATGCAGGATCAAAATTTACTTGCTCCTGAAACAGTAATTACCGGACCTATCTGGAATATGTTCCCAACAGTTAAATACCTGGTAGAGTCTATTAAACTCGGAGCTTATCAAGCCCAGGATCTTAAGGATTGGTCAATGATGGGCAAAGGTGGCGCTTATCTTGCTCCTTTCTATGGTTTTGAAGATACGCTCCCTGCAGATATTATTGAAATGGTTAAAAATAAAGAACAAGAAATTCTAGATGGAACATTTAGAGTTTCAGTAGATGAATCAACTCCAAAAGGAGACTAA
- a CDS encoding amidohydrolase family protein, translating to MEGEVKEFDLVVRNARTRGLSETLVDIGVKDGLITSIGEKLSGKGEKEIDASGKLATESFINTHLHLCKVYTLEMMDEEALKDYHEAGMGKAMNAIELASKIKEKYAEEWIIENVRRSMKLAALNGVTHIRAFADVDNKAKLEGIKALLKAKEEFKDVVELQIVAFPQDGVVREFGAKELIEEAIKMGADVVGGIPWIEFTEEDEQTHIDAMFEIANKYDKDISMLVDDAGDPGLRTLEMLAVKTIQENRFGRSLAHHARAMSMYPGPYLQKVIALLKKAEMGVVSDPHTGPLHARIRELLDAGVLVVLGQDDISDAYYPYGRNNLLEVVFLSSHILWMTSREDMEKLYDMVTVDAAKSIGLKNFMLKEGAQANFVVLRENSVREAIRNHDEPLYVISHGKLVNREKYLI from the coding sequence ATGGAAGGAGAAGTAAAAGAATTTGACCTTGTAGTGCGAAATGCACGTACAAGAGGACTTTCCGAAACACTTGTGGATATTGGCGTTAAAGACGGACTAATCACAAGCATAGGAGAGAAGTTAAGCGGAAAAGGTGAAAAGGAAATTGATGCAAGTGGAAAACTGGCAACAGAGTCGTTTATAAATACACACCTTCACCTGTGTAAAGTATATACCCTTGAAATGATGGATGAAGAAGCACTTAAAGATTATCACGAAGCAGGTATGGGTAAAGCAATGAACGCTATTGAGTTGGCTTCCAAGATTAAGGAAAAATATGCCGAGGAGTGGATTATCGAAAATGTGAGGCGTTCAATGAAACTTGCAGCATTGAACGGGGTAACCCATATTAGAGCATTTGCAGATGTTGATAACAAGGCTAAACTTGAAGGAATTAAAGCGTTACTAAAGGCAAAAGAAGAGTTTAAAGATGTAGTGGAATTGCAAATTGTTGCGTTCCCTCAGGATGGAGTTGTAAGAGAATTCGGTGCAAAAGAACTTATCGAAGAAGCAATAAAAATGGGAGCAGATGTTGTTGGCGGAATACCCTGGATAGAGTTTACCGAAGAGGACGAGCAAACTCACATTGATGCAATGTTTGAAATTGCCAACAAATATGATAAGGATATTTCTATGCTTGTAGATGATGCAGGAGACCCAGGCCTTAGAACACTGGAAATGCTTGCTGTAAAAACGATTCAAGAAAATCGTTTTGGTAGAAGCCTTGCACACCATGCAAGAGCGATGTCAATGTATCCAGGTCCTTATTTACAGAAAGTCATTGCTCTTTTAAAAAAGGCAGAGATGGGAGTTGTAAGTGACCCTCATACAGGTCCTTTACATGCTCGCATTAGAGAGCTTCTTGATGCTGGAGTGCTTGTAGTTCTTGGGCAGGACGACATATCAGATGCATATTATCCATATGGCAGAAACAATTTATTAGAAGTAGTATTTCTTTCTTCTCACATATTGTGGATGACCTCTCGCGAAGATATGGAGAAACTGTATGATATGGTTACTGTTGATGCGGCAAAGTCAATTGGGCTAAAGAACTTTATGTTAAAAGAAGGAGCACAGGCAAATTTTGTCGTGCTAAGGGAAAACAGTGTGAGAGAGGCAATACGTAATCACGATGAGCCTCTCTATGTGATAAGTCACGGCAAGCTTGTTAACCGTGAAAAGTATCTTATTTAA
- a CDS encoding (2Fe-2S)-binding protein produces MKNITLMLNGKKETIYFEEGDTLLYVLRDRMGLTGTKFGCGYGVCGACTVVVSGEAVRSCKVLFKTLEGANILTIEGLANGKKLHPIQQAFVDANAVQCGFCTPGIVMELYALFSKEPDVSNDRLKEVLSKHLCRCTGYESIFNAAKLVQKNESYAKQDKKDFERAAKLAREYMKE; encoded by the coding sequence ATGAAAAATATCACACTTATGCTGAACGGAAAAAAAGAAACAATTTATTTTGAAGAAGGTGATACACTTCTTTATGTTCTAAGAGACAGAATGGGCCTTACGGGAACAAAGTTTGGTTGTGGCTACGGGGTTTGCGGTGCTTGTACGGTAGTTGTAAGCGGAGAAGCTGTTAGGAGCTGTAAGGTTTTATTTAAAACACTCGAAGGAGCAAATATTCTTACAATAGAGGGCTTGGCTAACGGGAAAAAACTACACCCCATCCAGCAGGCATTTGTGGATGCAAATGCAGTGCAGTGCGGGTTTTGTACACCAGGGATTGTTATGGAATTATACGCTTTATTTAGTAAAGAGCCTGATGTTTCTAACGACAGGCTAAAAGAGGTTCTTAGTAAACATCTTTGCAGGTGCACGGGTTACGAATCTATTTTTAATGCAGCAAAACTTGTACAAAAAAATGAAAGTTATGCGAAACAGGATAAAAAAGATTTTGAAAGAGCAGCAAAACTTGCAAGAGAATATATGAAGGAATAA
- a CDS encoding xanthine dehydrogenase family protein molybdopterin-binding subunit, whose amino-acid sequence MSLKHIGKDVKYRPDVLERVTGEAIFIDDIKLPGMLHAQILRPKYAHAKILSIDTVEAEKMLGVYKVITGKEWKKHYGDCIKDMMPMAVDKVRHIGDAVAAVVADTEKHAREALKKIKVEYEPLPVYTNAMEAIKEDACLIHENSDEYFHVSPLYEPIPKTNIAVHYRIKKGDAVKGFKEADVVVEREFNFPLMSSAAIEVHGAIALFRMDNTIEIWTSNVGSFAVREEVANLFDLPISDVRVHVPYIGGCFGYKSDPSLGPLIAYIASFAPGHPIKLKVSRQEDFTSTFLGRGIRTKMKIGAKKNGTFTAMEAKLYLSTGAYADTGSNVLIVATQSASGVYEFPNADVTGYSVYTNTPPVGALRAYGHPEIQFALERLVDIVARKLHMSPIDIRKKNFLSVGKSNVVGETMKKSDGNLYKCIDNVERAIFYKEKPKEDENYYYGRGIAGLIKSPKAPTFAAKGCHIKFNVDGSVSVNMAGADVGQGLFILVRQIAAEALKLPLEKVRVYNEIDTQFSPWEWQTVGSMFTFQGGNAIIKAANKAIEMLKKNAALVLHRDVGVLEYDGNYVYDRSYPDVKVPVSKICRGYITKDGTTIGDVVQVSSDFRLPGAQNPDPETGMGRTGVSYTMGVQGCELRIEKKTGKVIIDNFATSIDIGRVINPSNARGQVVGGVVMGIGETLMEEIKFDKNGKLVNANLLQYKLPTIYDMPGKQTIEFVETHDEIGPFGARGIGEHPMVGVAPAILNAIYDAIGYDFYEIPLTPDKIKAVIDGDTEVR is encoded by the coding sequence ATGAGCCTTAAACATATTGGCAAAGATGTTAAATATCGCCCTGATGTCTTAGAGAGAGTAACCGGGGAGGCTATATTCATTGATGACATCAAGCTTCCCGGGATGCTTCATGCTCAAATATTACGTCCAAAATATGCTCACGCTAAGATTTTATCTATCGATACAGTAGAAGCTGAAAAAATGCTTGGCGTGTATAAAGTTATAACAGGTAAGGAATGGAAAAAACATTATGGTGATTGTATAAAAGATATGATGCCTATGGCTGTGGATAAAGTTCGTCATATTGGCGATGCAGTGGCAGCAGTTGTAGCTGATACTGAAAAACATGCACGAGAGGCACTTAAAAAAATAAAAGTTGAATATGAACCACTTCCAGTCTACACAAATGCAATGGAAGCAATCAAAGAGGATGCATGCCTTATACATGAAAATAGTGATGAATATTTTCATGTATCTCCTCTTTATGAACCAATACCAAAAACAAACATTGCTGTGCATTATAGGATAAAAAAAGGTGATGCTGTCAAAGGATTTAAAGAGGCAGACGTTGTAGTAGAAAGAGAGTTTAATTTTCCGCTTATGTCATCGGCAGCCATTGAAGTACATGGCGCAATAGCTCTCTTCAGAATGGATAATACAATTGAAATTTGGACATCCAATGTGGGATCTTTTGCCGTAAGAGAGGAAGTTGCAAATTTATTTGATCTTCCTATAAGTGATGTGAGGGTTCATGTGCCATACATAGGAGGGTGTTTTGGTTATAAATCCGATCCTTCGTTAGGTCCGCTTATTGCATATATCGCAAGCTTTGCTCCTGGGCATCCAATAAAATTGAAAGTCTCAAGACAGGAAGATTTTACAAGTACGTTTTTAGGACGAGGCATAAGAACAAAAATGAAAATTGGAGCAAAGAAAAATGGCACATTTACTGCCATGGAAGCAAAACTGTACTTATCTACGGGGGCATACGCAGATACAGGATCGAATGTATTAATCGTTGCAACACAATCTGCGAGCGGAGTTTACGAATTTCCTAATGCTGACGTAACTGGATACTCTGTTTATACAAATACCCCACCAGTTGGAGCGTTGCGAGCCTACGGACATCCTGAAATACAGTTTGCTCTTGAGCGTCTTGTGGATATTGTTGCTCGCAAATTACATATGTCTCCGATTGATATCAGAAAGAAAAATTTTCTTTCTGTAGGTAAATCAAACGTTGTAGGGGAAACGATGAAGAAGAGTGATGGGAACCTGTATAAATGTATTGATAATGTGGAAAGAGCGATATTTTACAAAGAAAAACCAAAAGAAGATGAAAATTATTACTATGGAAGAGGTATTGCTGGGCTGATTAAATCTCCAAAGGCTCCAACATTTGCAGCCAAAGGATGCCATATAAAATTTAATGTTGATGGAAGTGTTTCTGTTAATATGGCTGGTGCTGATGTCGGGCAAGGGCTCTTTATCCTTGTAAGGCAGATTGCTGCAGAAGCATTAAAACTGCCATTAGAAAAAGTTAGAGTTTACAACGAAATTGATACACAATTTTCGCCATGGGAGTGGCAAACAGTGGGGTCCATGTTTACATTCCAGGGAGGTAACGCCATAATAAAAGCTGCAAATAAAGCAATCGAGATGTTGAAGAAAAATGCGGCTTTAGTACTGCATAGGGATGTTGGTGTGCTTGAATATGACGGTAATTATGTTTATGACAGATCATATCCAGATGTAAAAGTTCCTGTCAGCAAGATTTGCCGTGGTTATATTACGAAAGACGGAACAACAATTGGTGATGTTGTTCAGGTGTCAAGCGATTTTAGATTGCCAGGTGCTCAAAATCCAGATCCAGAAACTGGAATGGGAAGGACAGGCGTGAGTTATACAATGGGGGTTCAAGGGTGTGAACTTCGGATCGAAAAGAAAACGGGTAAGGTTATTATTGATAACTTTGCTACCTCTATTGACATAGGGAGAGTAATAAACCCCTCTAATGCCAGAGGGCAGGTTGTAGGCGGTGTTGTTATGGGTATTGGCGAGACTCTTATGGAAGAAATAAAATTTGATAAAAACGGAAAATTAGTTAATGCCAACCTGTTGCAGTATAAACTGCCAACAATTTATGATATGCCCGGGAAACAGACGATAGAGTTTGTAGAAACTCATGATGAAATAGGGCCATTTGGAGCACGAGGAATAGGAGAACATCCAATGGTGGGAGTAGCTCCTGCCATATTGAATGCAATCTACGATGCAATTGGTTATGATTTCTACGAAATCCCGCTTACACCAGATAAGATTAAAGCTGTAATTGATGGAGACACGGAGGTGCGGTAA
- the mnmE gene encoding tRNA uridine-5-carboxymethylaminomethyl(34) synthesis GTPase MnmE, producing MNDTIVAISTPKGLGGIGVVRLSGPTTFFIGQKVFSTTIKSPRTVYNGYIFNPITKERIDTGIAIYFKSPHSYTGEDVLEIQMHGGVKNLELVVKILIRLGARLAERGEFTKRAFLNDKLDLIEAEAVIELIEAKTEKALKVASGRLFGGISDKIFEIKKRLLYTISAIEGAIDFPFDVETLSTGQLDKQITDVLNLIKSLLSTYKTGKRIEEGTKVVIAGRTNVGKSTLLNALLKFDRAIVSEIPGTTRDTVEEMIDFFGIPVRFIDTAGVRETKEVIEVLGKERSVKAIQRGDIILFMFDASEMLTAEDKKFAKLTDGKDRIIVLNKTDLPARLTIKELKSLFNNEDIIQISALKKKGIKVLEQIIYDKILPKEIETSLITTEREKNCLKDAVKHLKKAKELVISGRNELVSEELKEAIILLGILTGEEVSMEILDTIFSRFCIGK from the coding sequence GTGAATGATACAATTGTAGCAATTTCTACGCCAAAAGGTTTGGGCGGGATAGGAGTGGTGAGGCTTTCAGGTCCCACCACTTTTTTTATAGGGCAGAAAGTTTTTTCTACAACTATTAAAAGCCCCAGAACAGTTTATAATGGGTATATTTTTAATCCAATTACGAAAGAGCGTATCGATACAGGTATTGCCATTTACTTTAAATCCCCACATTCCTATACGGGAGAGGATGTTTTGGAAATTCAGATGCATGGCGGAGTAAAGAATCTTGAGTTAGTGGTTAAAATCCTCATTCGACTTGGTGCACGTCTTGCGGAAAGAGGAGAATTTACAAAGCGTGCTTTTCTTAATGACAAGCTAGATCTTATTGAAGCTGAAGCAGTAATTGAATTGATTGAAGCAAAAACAGAGAAGGCGTTAAAGGTTGCATCAGGCAGACTTTTTGGTGGAATAAGCGATAAGATATTCGAGATAAAAAAGAGGTTACTTTATACTATCTCAGCCATAGAGGGAGCAATAGATTTTCCATTTGATGTAGAGACACTAAGTACTGGCCAACTTGATAAGCAGATTACCGATGTTCTTAATCTCATCAAATCGCTTCTTTCAACATACAAAACAGGAAAAAGAATTGAAGAAGGGACAAAGGTTGTGATTGCAGGAAGGACAAATGTTGGGAAATCTACACTGCTTAATGCTCTTTTAAAATTCGATAGAGCCATTGTTAGTGAAATTCCGGGGACAACAAGGGATACGGTAGAAGAGATGATAGATTTTTTTGGTATTCCTGTTCGATTTATCGATACGGCAGGAGTAAGAGAAACCAAAGAGGTTATTGAAGTTTTAGGGAAAGAAAGAAGCGTAAAAGCAATTCAACGGGGAGATATTATACTTTTTATGTTTGATGCAAGTGAAATGCTTACGGCAGAAGACAAAAAATTTGCCAAACTTACAGACGGAAAGGATCGTATTATTGTATTAAATAAAACAGATCTTCCTGCGAGACTTACAATAAAAGAGCTAAAAAGTTTATTTAATAATGAAGATATTATTCAAATTTCTGCGCTTAAAAAGAAAGGCATTAAGGTTCTTGAACAGATAATCTATGATAAAATCCTTCCCAAAGAGATAGAGACTTCCCTTATCACAACAGAGAGAGAAAAGAACTGTTTAAAGGATGCAGTCAAGCATCTTAAAAAGGCAAAAGAGCTTGTAATCTCAGGCAGAAACGAACTTGTTTCGGAAGAACTAAAAGAAGCAATTATTTTGCTTGGAATACTCACTGGAGAAGAAGTTTCAATGGAAATTCTTGATACAATTTTTTCGCGTTTTTGTATAGGTAAATAG
- a CDS encoding R3H domain-containing nucleic acid-binding protein, which yields MEEREINNFLESFFKAAEENPSVVIEKKYGNFYVNIEGLSNPGLFIGKEGIVLRSLQYILNIYAHKEDRNFPMVMLDINGYKSRQIEMLKTVALNAALRAKRLKEPVSLKPMSASARKTIHMALHNYPNIWTHSEGKEPRRHVVVDLKK from the coding sequence ATGGAAGAACGAGAAATAAACAATTTTCTTGAAAGTTTTTTTAAGGCGGCAGAGGAAAATCCGTCCGTTGTTATAGAAAAAAAATATGGAAACTTCTATGTTAACATAGAAGGACTTTCTAATCCAGGACTCTTTATAGGGAAAGAAGGGATTGTTCTGCGTTCCCTTCAGTATATATTGAATATATATGCACACAAAGAGGATAGAAATTTTCCAATGGTTATGTTAGATATTAATGGGTACAAGTCGAGACAAATAGAAATGCTTAAGACTGTTGCCTTAAATGCAGCACTACGTGCAAAGAGATTAAAGGAGCCTGTTTCTCTTAAACCGATGTCTGCCTCTGCTAGAAAAACTATTCATATGGCTCTGCATAACTATCCTAATATTTGGACACATAGTGAGGGGAAAGAGCCAAGAAGGCATGTTGTAGTTGATTTAAAAAAGTGA
- the yidC gene encoding membrane protein insertase YidC: MKKKVFLILIGMLMFSIFITGCAGGVSFPDVTESGVIVQIAGRGRPMENIPLSVRITNNTTDFISDVKVKLISIDNRSDLSPFELWKGTREVDVKEIANTAIIESGKAVTATFTITSYDYIDARAYPVTVQVSYKDNNGALLQTITKNGIIGLVAPNKFYKAMRDTIEFLHKFTYNYGLAIILVTLLLKLLTHPLTKKQFKSTAGMTKLQPEIKKIQKKYKGDPQKANQETMKLYKEHNVSMFGGCLPLLVQWPLLLVLFGSLTNYAPFNLERFLWLSNLNTPDTYYIMSVLVLVSMFVQSKTSQMPGQVQDQNMKMMMYFLPVIFAVWSIKWSPSLLLYWITFSFVQAGEQLYILKHLARATQEIPKKGKEEK, encoded by the coding sequence ATGAAAAAGAAAGTATTTTTAATTTTAATTGGAATGCTTATGTTTTCAATTTTTATTACAGGATGTGCTGGTGGAGTAAGTTTTCCGGATGTGACTGAATCTGGTGTGATTGTACAAATTGCAGGGAGAGGAAGGCCTATGGAAAATATTCCTCTTTCAGTCCGTATTACGAACAATACAACTGATTTTATTTCTGATGTGAAAGTAAAACTTATTTCAATTGACAACCGTTCTGACCTATCACCCTTTGAATTATGGAAGGGGACAAGAGAAGTCGATGTAAAAGAAATAGCCAACACTGCTATTATTGAATCTGGGAAAGCGGTAACAGCTACATTTACAATTACTTCTTACGATTATATTGATGCGAGAGCATACCCTGTGACAGTCCAGGTGAGTTATAAGGATAATAACGGCGCATTATTACAAACAATCACAAAGAATGGGATCATCGGTCTTGTTGCTCCGAATAAATTTTATAAGGCTATGAGAGACACTATTGAATTTTTACACAAGTTTACTTATAATTACGGACTTGCTATTATTCTTGTTACGTTGTTGCTTAAGCTTCTTACACACCCGTTAACAAAAAAACAATTTAAATCTACTGCAGGAATGACAAAACTCCAGCCTGAAATTAAAAAGATTCAAAAGAAGTATAAAGGTGACCCTCAAAAAGCAAACCAAGAAACAATGAAACTCTATAAAGAGCATAATGTGAGTATGTTTGGAGGGTGTCTACCGCTACTTGTGCAGTGGCCGCTGCTTCTTGTTTTATTTGGTTCGCTTACTAATTATGCACCGTTTAACCTTGAGCGTTTCCTCTGGCTTAGTAATTTAAATACTCCTGATACATATTACATTATGTCAGTACTTGTTCTTGTTTCTATGTTTGTTCAGAGCAAAACTTCACAAATGCCAGGACAGGTGCAAGACCAGAACATGAAAATGATGATGTATTTCTTGCCGGTTATTTTTGCAGTATGGTCGATTAAGTGGTCTCCATCACTGCTTCTCTACTGGATTACATTCTCATTTGTTCAGGCGGGAGAACAACTATATATTTTAAAGCATCTTGCACGAGCAACACAGGAAATTCCTAAAAAAGGCAAAGAAGAAAAATAA